TGTCTCGACAGGAACACGCCATGAAGACGCACTCATCTCGTCGCGCCGATTCCCGGCACTCATGTATGCTCACAAATTCCAAGCGGCACGGCTGGCGGGGCGCGCACGGACCAATGCGCACTGCTTTCACGCTTGTGGAGCTGCTGGTTGTGATGACTATCATGGGCTTGTTGATGTCGCTGTTAATACCGGCGATCAATTCTGCCCGCGAAACTGGTCGCCGCACCGTCTGCTTGAACAATCTCAAGCAGTTGTCCCACGCGGCCATGGAATACAACGCCCGCCGCCGCGAATTGCCAGGGTACGTGAACATGATTGCCAAGGCGGGCTCAAGCGGCACATCAACTTCCACCCCGACAAACACTGCGCCGACCGTGCCAAACCGCTTAGGCACCTGGGCGATGATGTTGTTTCCCGAAATTGAACGCAGCGATGTTTATCAAACCTGGACAACCGATCCTGTTTTGACTGCGACCACGACCTCGGGCATTGCGAATCCGGCCACGCCGTACATCTCGCTGTTTGTGTGCCCCAGCGATCCGCCGGACGACATCACGGTGAATCCCACACCGCTGTCGTACGTTGCCAATTGCGGCATTCCCGATAATCCGACCACGTTAACCGCCACGGGAACCACGCTGACTGGCAACTCGGTGACGGTGGTCGATTCCTCCACGTCCAGCACGCTGGTGCCGCGGCCAACCAATGGCATGTTTTACGATCGCTATTCGCCAAAGTATTCGACCACGACGGCGCCAATTCCCGATGTCGCCTCGTCGTTGGATCACATTCCCGACGGCGCCAGCACTACGCTGATGTTTACGGAAAACTTCATGCCCACGGCGAAAGACGTCA
This is a stretch of genomic DNA from Pirellulales bacterium. It encodes these proteins:
- a CDS encoding DUF1559 domain-containing protein — protein: MRTAFTLVELLVVMTIMGLLMSLLIPAINSARETGRRTVCLNNLKQLSHAAMEYNARRRELPGYVNMIAKAGSSGTSTSTPTNTAPTVPNRLGTWAMMLFPEIERSDVYQTWTTDPVLTATTTSGIANPATPYISLFVCPSDPPDDITVNPTPLSYVANCGIPDNPTTLTATGTTLTGNSVTVVDSSTSSTLVPRPTNGMFYDRYSPKYSTTTAPIPDVASSLDHIPDGASTTLMFTENFMPTAKDVINGFLYRVYYPPVNSSFYTNTANGTAAQYPYLPQGPTGTEALTAAYSFEADIGFVWDPLVPDHTNPVPATGVSGNDPRRINGDKNRKYVSNYPQTQAAFGYYYSRPSSSHPNGVNVATCGGEFYFQRDDIDYWVYEQLMTPDSKHSQMNSGNTPLNASYVLDENDYR